One Obesumbacterium proteus DNA window includes the following coding sequences:
- the ompC gene encoding porin OmpC: protein MKRKVLAVVIPTLMALAGTAHAAEIYNKDGNKLDLHFKVDGLHYISDNDNADGDHSYVRGGFSGETQITDMLTGYGMWEYQANLNHTEGEDNRNFSRFGFAGLKFGDYGSLDYGRNSGIMYDIMAWTDMQPEFDGSTVGADNFMFQRAGGVLTYHNRDFFGLVDGLNFGIQYQGKNDDPTENKDGRDVLSQNGDGYGLSLSYDLGYGFSLGGAYFQSDRTNDQNSGGKGGRYNDIMGNGDKAEAYTVGVKYENSGYYAAANYTQSYNAIRFGNSNDHNEAYGYANKAQGVEMYTGYTFDFGLQPFVGWNYVQGKDLGSNGASRDYGDQKLVNFIDIGATYFFNKNMSTYVDYKINMIDDNDFTRSAGIDTDDTVALGIVYQF, encoded by the coding sequence ATGAAACGCAAAGTTCTCGCAGTGGTAATACCAACATTAATGGCATTAGCAGGAACCGCCCATGCCGCCGAAATTTATAATAAAGATGGTAATAAACTCGATTTACATTTCAAGGTCGATGGCCTTCATTATATTTCAGATAACGATAATGCCGATGGCGATCATTCCTATGTTCGTGGTGGCTTCAGTGGTGAAACACAAATTACCGATATGCTGACCGGCTATGGCATGTGGGAATATCAAGCGAACCTCAACCATACTGAAGGCGAAGATAATAGAAACTTTAGCCGTTTCGGTTTTGCTGGCCTTAAATTTGGCGATTATGGCTCTTTAGACTACGGCCGTAATTCAGGGATTATGTACGACATTATGGCTTGGACTGACATGCAGCCTGAGTTCGACGGCAGCACCGTTGGCGCGGATAACTTCATGTTCCAACGTGCTGGCGGCGTATTAACCTACCATAACCGCGATTTCTTCGGCTTGGTCGATGGCCTAAACTTTGGTATTCAGTATCAAGGTAAAAATGACGATCCAACCGAAAATAAAGATGGCCGCGATGTATTAAGCCAAAATGGCGATGGCTACGGTTTATCACTCTCTTACGATCTCGGCTATGGCTTTAGCCTCGGTGGCGCCTACTTCCAATCTGACCGCACTAACGATCAGAACAGCGGCGGTAAAGGTGGTCGCTATAATGATATTATGGGCAATGGTGATAAAGCCGAAGCTTATACCGTGGGCGTGAAATACGAAAACAGTGGTTATTACGCAGCGGCAAACTATACGCAATCCTATAACGCCATTCGTTTTGGTAACTCTAACGACCATAACGAAGCCTACGGTTACGCAAACAAAGCGCAAGGCGTAGAAATGTATACCGGCTATACCTTTGACTTCGGCTTACAACCTTTCGTTGGCTGGAACTATGTTCAAGGTAAAGACTTAGGCAGCAATGGCGCATCCCGCGACTATGGCGATCAGAAATTGGTTAACTTTATCGATATCGGTGCCACCTACTTCTTTAATAAAAACATGTCTACGTATGTCGATTATAAAATTAACATGATCGACGATAACGACTTTACGCGTTCAGCGGGTATTGATACCGACGATACCGTTGCATTGGGCATTGTGTACCAGTTCTAA
- a CDS encoding methyl-accepting chemotaxis protein, which yields MYTQLKRWFGYKQERLLTQKPAVLATTAKLVAIDSQEPVQKSYGELLCHSFLSGIGAIEIIRDSLLHSSQSLMQELVTVDELNHKNEQAREGMGRLSELVNLIEQHSGESIGYIDELIAVLKGINNNIDAINKLSKQTNLLAINSAIEAAHVGGRGAGFSVIAKEIKQLSSEIQLQAGNITALTQDINQHAKSVSASVGENNQSTHDIRHATEQACQMLQQVIELSAHMQEIIRFIATQQFLNTVKLDHVIWKVKVYELILQHDEVAEVNSHTDCRLGKWFYGDAGREFSHLSSFAQLEAPHTEVHHSGREALVAFRAGDDERLKISLATMEHASTLVIKRIDELLLQIGPH from the coding sequence ATGTATACGCAATTAAAGCGATGGTTTGGGTATAAACAGGAACGGCTCTTAACGCAGAAACCAGCCGTATTGGCGACAACGGCGAAACTTGTGGCAATTGACTCTCAGGAGCCCGTGCAGAAGTCATATGGCGAATTGCTATGTCATAGTTTTCTGTCGGGTATTGGCGCAATAGAAATTATTCGAGATTCGTTGCTGCACTCCAGCCAAAGCTTAATGCAAGAATTAGTGACGGTTGATGAGCTTAACCATAAGAATGAACAGGCACGCGAGGGAATGGGGCGGCTTTCTGAATTGGTGAACCTCATTGAGCAGCATTCTGGTGAGAGTATCGGCTACATTGACGAACTGATTGCGGTGCTCAAGGGAATTAATAACAATATTGATGCCATTAATAAGCTCTCGAAACAGACCAATCTGTTGGCGATCAACTCAGCCATCGAGGCTGCCCACGTTGGCGGGCGAGGGGCTGGATTCTCTGTGATTGCAAAAGAAATCAAACAACTCTCTTCGGAAATTCAACTTCAGGCGGGAAATATAACCGCTCTGACTCAGGATATTAATCAGCATGCGAAAAGCGTGAGCGCAAGCGTTGGGGAAAATAATCAGTCCACTCATGATATTCGCCACGCAACGGAACAGGCTTGCCAGATGTTGCAGCAGGTTATTGAGCTTTCAGCCCACATGCAGGAAATCATTCGCTTTATTGCGACCCAACAGTTTCTGAATACGGTTAAGCTCGATCACGTCATTTGGAAAGTTAAAGTGTATGAACTGATTTTGCAGCACGATGAGGTTGCAGAAGTTAACAGCCATACAGATTGCCGCTTAGGAAAATGGTTCTATGGCGATGCGGGGCGGGAGTTTTCTCACCTTAGCAGCTTTGCACAGCTCGAAGCGCCGCACACTGAGGTGCATCATTCAGGGCGAGAAGCATTAGTGGCATTTAGGGCGGGCGATGATGAACGTTTGAAGATAAGTTTAGCTACCATGGAACACGCCAGCACGTTAGTCATTAAGCGTATAGATGAACTTTTGCTGCAAATCGGCCCACATTAG
- a CDS encoding ATP-binding cassette domain-containing protein, whose protein sequence is MFRISALDIEQDKRQLWHNFSLNVSRGERVGISAPSGYGKTTLGRVLAGWQPYQQGSITLDDAALPLSGYCPVQLVPQHPELTFNPYRTTGQALRDAWSPDAEQLARFHVKAEWLTRKPNQLSGGELARIALLRALDPRTRVLIADEVTAQLDPHIQRDIWQQLIVESQQRPLSIIIFSHQRALLEQVCTRVEVIA, encoded by the coding sequence ATGTTTCGTATTTCAGCACTCGACATAGAACAAGATAAGCGCCAGCTATGGCATAACTTTTCGCTTAACGTATCTCGCGGTGAACGGGTTGGAATTTCAGCCCCAAGCGGCTACGGGAAAACGACATTAGGGCGCGTTTTAGCTGGCTGGCAGCCTTATCAGCAAGGGAGTATTACGCTTGATGATGCGGCATTACCGCTCAGTGGATATTGCCCTGTTCAGCTCGTTCCCCAGCATCCTGAACTGACGTTCAACCCTTATCGCACCACGGGGCAAGCCTTGCGCGATGCTTGGAGCCCAGACGCAGAACAACTGGCGCGGTTTCACGTTAAAGCTGAATGGTTAACCCGCAAGCCAAACCAACTATCTGGCGGTGAACTGGCGCGTATCGCGCTGTTAAGAGCGTTAGATCCGCGCACGCGGGTATTAATTGCCGATGAGGTTACCGCGCAGCTCGATCCTCATATCCAGCGGGATATCTGGCAACAGCTGATCGTTGAATCGCAACAGCGCCCGCTGAGCATAATTATTTTTAGCCATCAGCGTGCGTTGTTGGAACAGGTTTGTACGCGGGTTGAGGTGATAGCGTAG
- the mrdA gene encoding peptidoglycan DD-transpeptidase MrdA, with amino-acid sequence MSRLLEPFRDHSAEETLFIRRSIIAAVMVVLLFGVLVFNLYHLQVEEHDQYQTRSNANDIKTLPIAPVRGLIYDRNGTPLVANQTLYQIELIPGKVANLDQTIKALTPIVDLTPDDINNFHEAMKSSRRFAEVPLKEALTDVEVARFSVNEFEFPGVSISSYQQRYYPYGAELAHVVGYVSKINDRDAKRLNEAGEGENYAADHDIGKQGIERYYERQLHGTTGSQEVEVDSHGRVVRELTETPPQAGKNIYLTIDLPLQQYIEKLLKGQRAAVVVMDPRDGGILAMVSSPSYDPNPFVNGISYKSYQALLDNPNLPLINRVTQGIYPPASTVKPFMATSALFAGVITPQTTFFGQPTWVLPGTNRHYRDWLKTGHGMLNVTKAIEESADTFFYQVAYEMGIDRIHEWLSKFGYGQYSGIDLMEQAKGVLPDRAWKQKVHKKVWYQGDTISVGIGQGYWTATPIQMVKALSTLINDGTTKTPHLMYSMKQGNHVERYQQEEHTQVADPKSPIWGIVKKGMFGMANYPNGTGYKYFHTAPYEIAAKSGTSQVFGLKQDQVYNAKMIPVKLRDHIFYTAFAPYSNPKVAIAVILENGGGDGVSAAPTTRAILDYIFAKTKPVEPPVLPTLDASQLRDAH; translated from the coding sequence ATGAGCCGTTTGCTAGAGCCATTTCGCGATCACAGTGCTGAAGAGACGCTGTTTATCCGCCGTTCCATTATTGCCGCGGTGATGGTTGTGCTGCTATTTGGCGTATTGGTGTTTAATCTGTATCACCTGCAGGTGGAAGAGCACGATCAGTACCAAACTCGCTCGAACGCCAACGACATTAAAACTCTGCCCATCGCGCCGGTTCGCGGGTTGATTTATGACCGTAACGGAACGCCTTTAGTTGCAAACCAAACGCTGTATCAAATTGAACTGATCCCGGGGAAAGTCGCTAACTTAGACCAAACGATCAAAGCGCTGACGCCGATAGTGGATTTAACGCCGGATGACATTAACAATTTCCATGAGGCGATGAAGTCCTCGCGGCGTTTTGCTGAAGTACCTCTTAAAGAAGCGCTGACCGACGTTGAAGTCGCGCGTTTTTCTGTCAATGAATTTGAGTTTCCCGGCGTGTCGATTAGCAGTTATCAGCAGCGTTACTATCCTTACGGCGCTGAGCTGGCACACGTTGTTGGCTATGTTTCAAAGATTAACGACCGCGACGCCAAACGCTTGAATGAGGCCGGTGAAGGTGAAAACTATGCGGCCGATCATGACATCGGCAAGCAGGGGATCGAACGTTATTACGAGAGACAACTGCACGGTACCACGGGCTCGCAGGAAGTTGAGGTTGATAGCCATGGCCGCGTGGTGCGCGAGCTCACCGAAACCCCGCCGCAGGCCGGAAAGAATATATATCTGACGATAGATCTTCCTCTCCAGCAATATATTGAGAAACTTCTGAAAGGGCAGCGCGCCGCCGTGGTGGTGATGGATCCGCGTGATGGCGGTATTTTGGCGATGGTTTCTAGCCCAAGCTATGACCCGAATCCGTTTGTGAACGGCATATCGTATAAGTCCTATCAGGCTTTGCTTGATAATCCTAACCTGCCATTGATTAACCGTGTAACCCAAGGGATTTATCCGCCCGCATCAACGGTGAAACCGTTTATGGCTACATCGGCGCTGTTCGCCGGTGTTATCACGCCGCAGACCACGTTTTTTGGTCAGCCTACGTGGGTGCTTCCCGGTACCAATCGCCATTATCGAGACTGGCTGAAAACCGGTCATGGCATGTTAAACGTGACCAAGGCGATTGAAGAATCAGCGGATACGTTTTTCTATCAGGTGGCCTATGAGATGGGGATCGATCGTATTCATGAATGGCTGAGCAAATTTGGCTACGGGCAATATTCCGGCATCGATTTAATGGAACAGGCAAAAGGCGTTCTGCCCGATCGAGCGTGGAAACAGAAAGTTCATAAGAAAGTGTGGTATCAGGGCGATACAATTTCTGTGGGCATTGGGCAAGGATATTGGACTGCAACGCCGATTCAGATGGTTAAGGCGTTAAGCACGCTTATCAACGATGGTACAACGAAAACGCCGCATTTGATGTATTCGATGAAACAAGGCAACCACGTTGAGCGCTATCAGCAAGAAGAGCACACGCAGGTCGCCGATCCGAAATCGCCGATCTGGGGGATTGTGAAAAAAGGCATGTTTGGTATGGCTAACTATCCTAATGGCACCGGCTACAAGTATTTCCACACTGCGCCTTATGAAATTGCGGCGAAGTCAGGCACGTCTCAGGTATTTGGACTGAAACAAGATCAGGTTTATAACGCCAAGATGATCCCCGTGAAGCTGCGCGATCATATTTTCTACACGGCGTTTGCGCCGTATTCAAACCCTAAGGTCGCGATTGCCGTTATTTTGGAAAATGGTGGGGGAGATGGTGTCTCGGCAGCGCCGACAACGCGTGCCATTCTGGATTATATCTTTGCTAAAACCAAACCCGTTGAGCCGCCGGTGTTGCCTACGCTTGATGCTTCTCAACTGCGTGACGCGCATTAA
- a CDS encoding ABC transporter substrate-binding protein, with the protein MSLKPKALPYALAFIFGALPLLSHADAQPAAQHTLKLAIGEEPTEGFDPLLGWSHGSYLLLHSPLLKQKADLSWDNLLTEKVTNSEDGKTWTLTLKPDLKFSDGSPLTAKDVAFTYNQAARGGGKIDMGNFASAKALDSHRVEITLSAPQSTFVNVLGSLGIVSAEKYDAKTYAQKPIGAGPYRLVSFEPGQQLIVEANPYYAGHKNDFNKLVFVFLDEDSAYAAAQSGQLGLVRIAPSMSVSGQNGLKLWVRPSVENRGIVFPTTPAGKKDANGYPIGNNITADVAIRRAINYAINRQLLADQLMEGHAIPAYSAVQGLPWDSNAAAFKDGDIAKAKQILDDAGWKVGSDGVRVKNGLKAELTLWYTSGDSTRRDLAQAVRSMLQPLGIKMDLQSGSWETVERNMHANPTLFGWGSLDPMELYHHYSSKAAGVEYYNPGYYSNKIVDQHLQQALDAPTWQKAVPFWQQVEWDGKTGAGVQGDAAWAWLLNVQHTYLANPCVDLGKAAPEIHGSWSVLNNLQDWKWTCH; encoded by the coding sequence ATGTCACTAAAACCCAAAGCGCTACCCTACGCACTCGCCTTCATTTTTGGCGCACTGCCACTTCTCTCTCACGCCGACGCTCAGCCAGCCGCGCAACACACGCTTAAATTGGCGATTGGCGAAGAACCTACTGAAGGTTTTGATCCGCTACTTGGCTGGAGCCACGGAAGCTACCTGCTGTTACATAGCCCGCTGCTAAAACAAAAAGCCGATCTTAGCTGGGATAACTTGCTGACCGAAAAAGTCACCAACAGCGAGGATGGCAAAACATGGACGCTAACGCTAAAGCCGGACTTAAAATTCTCCGACGGCTCGCCGCTCACGGCCAAAGACGTCGCCTTCACCTACAACCAAGCCGCACGCGGCGGCGGTAAGATCGATATGGGCAACTTTGCTTCGGCAAAAGCCTTAGACTCACACCGCGTAGAAATTACGCTCTCTGCACCGCAAAGCACTTTCGTTAACGTATTAGGTTCACTGGGCATTGTTTCCGCAGAAAAATACGACGCTAAAACCTACGCACAAAAGCCTATCGGTGCAGGGCCTTATCGACTGGTTAGCTTTGAACCGGGTCAACAGCTGATCGTTGAAGCGAACCCGTATTACGCTGGTCACAAAAATGATTTCAATAAATTAGTTTTTGTCTTTTTAGATGAAGACAGCGCCTATGCGGCAGCGCAAAGCGGTCAGCTCGGCTTGGTACGTATTGCACCGTCGATGTCCGTTAGCGGGCAAAACGGTCTGAAGCTGTGGGTTCGACCAAGCGTAGAAAACCGTGGCATCGTATTCCCTACCACGCCAGCGGGGAAAAAAGATGCCAACGGGTATCCGATTGGCAATAACATCACCGCCGATGTCGCCATTCGTCGTGCCATCAACTACGCCATTAACCGCCAACTGCTCGCTGACCAACTGATGGAAGGCCATGCCATCCCTGCCTACAGTGCGGTTCAAGGATTACCGTGGGACAGCAACGCCGCAGCGTTTAAAGACGGTGATATTGCCAAAGCCAAACAAATTTTAGACGACGCGGGCTGGAAAGTCGGCAGTGACGGCGTGCGGGTGAAAAATGGTCTAAAAGCCGAATTAACCCTGTGGTATACCAGCGGCGACAGCACCCGCCGCGATCTGGCGCAGGCCGTTCGCTCTATGCTTCAACCGCTCGGCATTAAGATGGATTTGCAGTCCGGCAGTTGGGAAACCGTCGAACGTAATATGCACGCAAACCCAACGCTGTTTGGCTGGGGAAGCTTAGATCCGATGGAGCTGTATCACCATTACAGCAGCAAAGCGGCCGGCGTGGAGTACTACAATCCAGGCTATTACAGTAACAAGATCGTCGATCAGCACCTTCAACAAGCGCTCGATGCGCCAACGTGGCAAAAAGCAGTACCGTTCTGGCAACAGGTCGAATGGGATGGCAAAACCGGCGCGGGCGTACAAGGCGATGCGGCTTGGGCTTGGTTGCTGAACGTGCAGCATACTTACTTGGCAAACCCCTGCGTTGATTTAGGTAAAGCGGCACCTGAAATTCACGGTAGCTGGTCTGTTCTCAATAACCTGCAAGATTGGAAGTGGACGTGCCACTAA
- a CDS encoding DUF1480 family protein, whose amino-acid sequence MGKSFVRIGIFEVEDAELSKTPDSQLKSHTLSIPCKSNTDLCMQLDGWDEQTTVPALLDGKNALLYRNHYDRQSDAWVMRFA is encoded by the coding sequence ATGGGAAAATCATTCGTTCGAATCGGGATTTTTGAAGTGGAAGATGCTGAACTGTCAAAAACGCCAGATAGCCAATTGAAGAGCCACACGCTGAGTATTCCCTGCAAGTCGAATACAGACCTTTGCATGCAGTTGGACGGCTGGGATGAGCAAACTACCGTTCCTGCGCTGTTAGATGGCAAAAACGCGTTGCTATACCGCAACCATTACGATCGCCAGAGTGACGCTTGGGTCATGCGTTTTGCATAA
- a CDS encoding ABC transporter permease, with the protein MRQAAYTLFRLACLLTLVSAGTFTLLSFSPIDPIRAYIGNDLLHVPPQQYPLIAARWGLDQPLWLRFWHWFSQVLHGDLGYSMLYNTPVADVIGERFATSFALLASAWLLSGVLGMLLGFSAGRYLNRWPDRLICRISYLLSSLPTFWVGLLLLVVFAVHWPWFPVCCAWEPGSSAQDATIVERIRHLILPMIALSLMGLGQIALHTREKVAEVMHSDFVRYAQAQGDSGWSLLRIQVFRHALTPALCLQFASVGELLGGSLLAEKIFAYPGLGQATIDAGLRGDIPLLMGIVLFSTLLVFGGNTLAAMLLARMNRILERQ; encoded by the coding sequence TTGCGTCAGGCTGCTTATACCCTATTTCGTTTAGCTTGCCTGCTGACGCTGGTGTCAGCGGGCACGTTCACGCTGCTCAGTTTTTCTCCTATCGATCCCATTCGTGCCTATATCGGCAATGATTTGTTGCATGTTCCCCCGCAGCAATATCCGCTGATTGCCGCCCGTTGGGGGTTAGACCAACCGCTGTGGCTGCGCTTTTGGCACTGGTTCTCGCAGGTGCTACACGGCGATCTTGGCTATTCGATGCTGTATAACACGCCGGTAGCCGACGTAATCGGTGAACGATTCGCCACCTCTTTTGCTTTATTGGCCAGCGCGTGGCTGTTATCCGGTGTTTTAGGCATGCTGCTGGGCTTTAGCGCGGGTCGTTATCTCAACCGTTGGCCCGACCGCTTGATTTGCCGCATCAGCTATCTATTGTCATCGCTACCCACCTTTTGGGTTGGGCTTTTGCTGTTGGTTGTTTTCGCCGTCCACTGGCCGTGGTTTCCGGTCTGTTGCGCTTGGGAGCCGGGCAGCAGCGCGCAGGATGCAACGATCGTTGAACGCATCCGCCACCTAATTTTGCCAATGATTGCCCTCAGTCTGATGGGCTTAGGGCAGATCGCATTACATACCCGCGAGAAGGTCGCCGAAGTGATGCACAGCGACTTCGTGCGCTACGCTCAGGCGCAAGGTGATTCAGGTTGGTCGCTGTTACGTATTCAGGTATTTCGTCATGCATTGACGCCTGCGCTGTGTCTCCAATTTGCCTCGGTAGGTGAACTGCTCGGCGGTTCTCTGCTGGCAGAAAAAATATTCGCCTACCCCGGGCTGGGGCAAGCCACGATTGATGCGGGGCTGCGCGGAGATATTCCTTTGCTGATGGGCATCGTATTGTTCAGCACTTTATTGGTCTTTGGCGGAAATACGTTAGCCGCAATGCTATTGGCAAGAATGAACCGCATTTTGGAGCGACAATGA
- a CDS encoding GhoT/OrtT family toxin, giving the protein MYPAAWAFIKTVYLIGSVISALLTFKACADPSLKIRIFTAILIGLTWPMSFPIVLLFWAFM; this is encoded by the coding sequence ATGTATCCAGCAGCATGGGCCTTTATAAAAACGGTGTATTTGATCGGCTCAGTCATTTCCGCATTGCTCACGTTCAAAGCCTGCGCTGATCCCTCGCTTAAAATCAGGATCTTTACCGCGATACTGATTGGGCTAACATGGCCCATGAGCTTTCCCATCGTGCTGCTATTTTGGGCATTTATGTAG
- a CDS encoding ABC transporter permease yields MLHNPAPSLLRFVLSALVLVTLTVYGISLLSSDIPLDLLARYQAPSAAHWFGTDNLGRDLWLRCFQGALTSLQIGIGAALCSGIIAMLVASLTLLHPALDHMLRLIVDTLLSLPHLLLLILICFTVGGGKHGVILAVALTHWPKLSLILRAEAQRIRTSDYMTLAQRLGNSRGYCWRAHYLPALAPQWFVGTLLMFPHAVLHSAALSFLGFGLAPHEPSLGILLSDALRFLSNGCWWLAVFPGLILLLIVLLFDQCARAIQQLWLRNQ; encoded by the coding sequence ATGCTGCATAACCCCGCTCCGTCGCTGTTACGCTTTGTGCTTTCAGCCCTTGTGCTGGTCACGCTCACGGTGTACGGAATTTCATTGCTCTCGTCGGATATTCCGTTGGATCTGCTCGCTCGCTATCAGGCGCCTAGCGCCGCGCACTGGTTTGGCACGGATAATTTGGGGCGCGATCTGTGGCTGCGCTGTTTTCAGGGGGCTTTAACTAGCCTACAAATAGGCATCGGCGCTGCGCTATGCAGCGGCATCATCGCCATGCTGGTTGCCAGCCTGACACTGCTGCATCCCGCGCTCGATCATATGCTGCGGCTGATCGTCGATACCCTGCTGTCGCTACCGCATTTGCTGTTATTAATACTCATCTGCTTTACCGTTGGCGGCGGTAAACATGGCGTTATTTTGGCCGTGGCATTAACCCATTGGCCGAAGCTGTCATTAATTCTGCGCGCCGAAGCACAGCGCATCCGCACCAGCGACTATATGACGCTTGCCCAGCGGTTGGGAAATAGCCGCGGGTATTGCTGGCGAGCCCACTATTTACCTGCTCTGGCACCTCAATGGTTTGTCGGCACGCTATTGATGTTCCCTCATGCGGTGTTACACAGCGCGGCGCTGAGCTTTCTCGGCTTCGGCCTAGCGCCGCACGAACCTTCATTAGGCATTTTGCTCTCCGACGCACTGCGTTTTCTCAGCAACGGTTGCTGGTGGCTGGCGGTGTTTCCGGGGCTAATTCTGCTGCTGATTGTATTATTGTTCGATCAATGCGCCCGAGCGATTCAACAGCTATGGCTAAGGAATCAATGA
- a CDS encoding ATP-binding cassette domain-containing protein has protein sequence MLNFDNVTIESARYSWLGRKKWSPILSDINLTLRRGEIVALVGGSGEGKSLLLQSALALLPQNLRKRGDIRLNGDVLNAQQCQKLRGNTLCYVPQGVSSLNPLLNVGTQLSRSLHLSGSHTCALALEQQIKHYQLQADVLLKYPRQLSGGMAKRVLACNAALGGAHYILADEITAWLDEPLACQLLEQLRDLSAQGAGVLWVTHDLSLAARFADRIVALNEGRISDDITVADLKNGLGSPTLQKHWLAQPEHHPLFTHIAADELTACQMRHV, from the coding sequence ATGCTGAATTTCGACAACGTGACTATCGAGAGCGCTCGCTATAGCTGGCTAGGACGTAAAAAGTGGTCACCTATCCTGAGCGATATTAATCTTACGCTACGCCGTGGTGAAATCGTCGCGCTGGTCGGCGGCAGCGGCGAAGGAAAAAGTTTATTGCTGCAAAGTGCCTTGGCCTTACTGCCGCAGAACCTACGCAAACGCGGTGATATTCGCTTAAACGGCGACGTGCTGAATGCGCAGCAATGCCAAAAGTTACGCGGTAACACTTTGTGTTACGTGCCACAGGGCGTGAGTTCTCTCAATCCGCTGCTTAACGTTGGCACTCAACTCTCTCGCAGTTTGCATCTGAGCGGCAGCCATACCTGCGCGCTGGCTCTCGAGCAGCAAATTAAACATTACCAGCTGCAAGCCGACGTTTTGCTGAAATATCCTCGCCAGCTGTCCGGCGGAATGGCCAAGCGCGTCCTTGCCTGCAACGCCGCATTGGGTGGCGCTCACTATATTTTGGCCGATGAAATCACCGCGTGGCTCGATGAGCCGCTGGCCTGTCAACTGCTGGAGCAGCTACGCGATCTGAGTGCGCAAGGCGCCGGTGTGTTATGGGTGACTCACGACTTGTCGTTAGCCGCTCGCTTCGCCGATCGTATCGTTGCCCTCAACGAAGGACGGATCAGCGACGACATCACGGTTGCCGACCTAAAAAACGGGCTCGGCAGCCCTACGCTGCAAAAGCACTGGCTCGCCCAGCCGGAACACCATCCGTTATTTACTCACATAGCCGCTGATGAGCTCACAGCCTGCCAAATGAGGCACGTTTGA
- a CDS encoding DUF805 domain-containing protein — MDWYLKVLKNYFNFRDRARRREYWWFVLINAIITVLLGFVQDALGWSNESGEGVLTVVYGLLLIIPSIAVMVRRLHDTDRSGWWVLIGLIPIVGWFVLFIFAVFDSQPGSNRFGANPKDVAAPTSSIIS, encoded by the coding sequence ATGGATTGGTATCTTAAGGTTCTGAAGAACTATTTCAATTTTCGTGACCGCGCTAGACGTAGAGAATATTGGTGGTTCGTACTGATAAACGCCATCATTACTGTTCTGTTGGGGTTCGTACAGGATGCATTAGGCTGGAGCAATGAGAGTGGCGAAGGCGTGCTGACCGTGGTGTATGGTCTGCTGCTCATTATTCCTTCCATTGCAGTGATGGTTCGCCGTCTGCACGATACCGACCGCAGCGGCTGGTGGGTGTTGATCGGTCTTATCCCGATTGTGGGCTGGTTTGTGCTGTTTATCTTCGCCGTCTTCGATAGCCAACCAGGCAGCAACCGTTTCGGTGCTAACCCAAAAGATGTTGCTGCGCCGACATCGTCGATTATTAGCTAG
- a CDS encoding DUF1482 family protein yields MYALVMMVCYLNGPCENLYLGGFDTEEQCVREMNVQRIQRGGCIPLENVLDDFWQPATRAADFPRLF; encoded by the coding sequence ATGTACGCACTCGTGATGATGGTCTGCTATCTCAACGGTCCCTGTGAAAATTTGTATCTTGGTGGTTTTGATACTGAAGAACAATGTGTGCGCGAAATGAATGTGCAGCGCATTCAACGCGGCGGATGTATCCCGCTTGAAAATGTACTGGACGATTTTTGGCAGCCAGCAACCCGCGCTGCTGACTTCCCTCGCCTATTCTAA